Proteins encoded within one genomic window of Candidatus Scalindua japonica:
- a CDS encoding flavodoxin family protein — protein sequence MGEMKGVKVLGISGSPRKSHTTQELVKTILDATDLETEFISLHDMTINGCICCLGCIKDNVCKVRDDYIPLMHKVLEADAIVIGAPNYFGRLNALTHSFLERFYCFRHDKDGHGGMKLSGKVGAIASVGGGGEWEMPGREIKMYEIAGDDIKGFFDYNEIECVGLVAAQGAVACFSCGYGEVCRVSGVKKFFGKDVKITPEIIPCLEKQPDVMNKAKLLGRSLRERLEKNFEEYN from the coding sequence ATGGGAGAAATGAAAGGCGTGAAAGTACTTGGTATTAGCGGTAGTCCGAGAAAAAGCCACACAACACAAGAATTAGTTAAAACTATACTGGATGCAACCGACCTGGAGACGGAGTTCATATCCCTGCATGACATGACAATTAATGGTTGTATTTGCTGCCTTGGCTGTATTAAGGATAATGTCTGTAAAGTTCGGGATGATTATATTCCATTGATGCACAAGGTATTAGAAGCCGACGCAATAGTTATCGGTGCTCCAAATTATTTCGGAAGGCTTAACGCCCTGACACACTCGTTTCTTGAACGGTTTTACTGTTTCCGGCACGACAAGGATGGGCATGGGGGGATGAAACTTTCCGGTAAAGTAGGTGCAATTGCTTCAGTAGGTGGCGGTGGAGAGTGGGAAATGCCTGGAAGAGAAATAAAAATGTATGAAATTGCAGGTGATGACATCAAGGGGTTCTTTGATTATAACGAGATTGAGTGTGTAGGTCTTGTTGCAGCACAAGGCGCTGTAGCATGCTTTTCGTGTGGTTATGGTGAAGTTTGCCGCGTAAGTGGTGTGAAGAAGTTTTTCGGTAAGGATGTAAAAATTACACCCGAGATCATTCCTTGCCTCGAAAAACAGCCGGATGTAATGAATAAGGCAAAACTACTTGGTAGGTCTTTGCGGGAAAGATTAGAAAAAAATTTTGAAGAGTATAACTAG
- a CDS encoding ABC-F family ATP-binding cassette domain-containing protein — MLKTHDISLRFGKRLLFEDVTTKFSPGNCYGVIGANGAGKSTLLKVLSGEIEPSSGNISVSPGKRIAVLKQNQYEFDEFEVRETVLMGHKKLFKIMTEKDAIYAKSDFSNEDGMRVSDLEDEFAELNGWEAESEVSTLLSGLGIADELHEKKMDELSGNEKVKVLLAQALFGNPDILLLDEPTNHLDIQSINWLEEFLTKFKNTIIVVSHDRHFLNNVCTHMADIDYGKVTVYTGNYDFWLESSQLALQQAKDANKKTEAKRKDLEAFVARFSANASKSKQATSRKKTLDKLVLEEIKPSSRKLPFIRFTPERPIGNNVLTIKNLSKKVDGEVVLNDITLTINNDDKIAFVGAHDLAKTALFEILMDEVKADSGNYTWGATAIRSYLPKDNAEFFNDDVTLIDWLRQFSKEKDDNFIRGFLGRMLFSGEESLKKANILSGGEKVRIMQSKMMLSGANVLLLDEPTNHLDLEAITSLNNGLIEFKGVIMFASHDHQFLQTIANRIIEITPYGVIDKKMTFDEYLENPVINKLREKMYENIKNPGETLPI, encoded by the coding sequence ATGCTGAAGACACATGATATAAGTTTACGATTTGGAAAACGATTACTATTTGAAGATGTAACTACAAAATTCAGTCCGGGCAACTGCTACGGAGTCATTGGAGCCAATGGCGCGGGTAAATCAACGCTCCTTAAAGTTTTGTCAGGGGAGATTGAACCTTCTTCGGGGAACATAAGTGTTTCGCCGGGAAAAAGAATCGCCGTTTTAAAACAGAACCAGTATGAGTTTGACGAATTTGAAGTACGGGAAACTGTGTTAATGGGGCATAAAAAGCTTTTTAAAATTATGACTGAAAAAGATGCTATTTACGCGAAGAGTGATTTCAGCAATGAAGACGGGATGAGAGTTTCCGACCTTGAAGATGAGTTTGCTGAGCTTAATGGATGGGAGGCGGAAAGTGAGGTTTCTACGCTTTTGAGTGGGCTCGGAATAGCAGACGAACTGCATGAAAAGAAAATGGATGAGCTTTCAGGTAATGAAAAGGTAAAGGTCCTGTTGGCACAGGCCCTTTTCGGCAATCCAGACATTTTACTGCTAGATGAACCCACAAACCATCTGGATATTCAATCCATTAACTGGCTTGAAGAGTTTCTGACAAAATTTAAGAATACAATAATTGTTGTTTCACATGACAGGCATTTCCTTAATAACGTATGTACACATATGGCAGATATAGATTACGGGAAAGTTACTGTCTATACCGGCAATTACGACTTCTGGCTTGAGTCCAGTCAGCTGGCTTTACAGCAGGCAAAAGACGCGAATAAAAAAACTGAGGCGAAAAGGAAGGATCTTGAGGCATTTGTCGCTCGGTTTAGTGCAAATGCATCCAAATCAAAGCAGGCCACTTCCAGGAAGAAAACTCTTGATAAGTTGGTCCTTGAGGAGATTAAACCGTCATCAAGAAAGTTGCCTTTTATCCGTTTTACACCCGAAAGGCCAATAGGGAACAATGTACTTACAATAAAAAATCTTTCAAAGAAAGTGGATGGAGAAGTTGTCCTTAATGATATAACATTAACTATCAATAATGATGACAAGATCGCTTTTGTTGGTGCACATGATCTGGCAAAGACCGCACTCTTTGAAATATTAATGGATGAGGTTAAAGCAGATAGTGGTAATTACACCTGGGGTGCAACCGCAATACGGTCATACCTGCCAAAAGATAATGCAGAATTCTTTAATGACGATGTTACTTTGATTGACTGGCTTCGTCAATTCTCCAAAGAGAAGGACGACAACTTTATAAGAGGCTTTCTGGGCAGAATGCTTTTCAGTGGTGAAGAGTCATTAAAAAAAGCTAATATACTTTCCGGTGGTGAAAAAGTACGCATAATGCAGTCAAAGATGATGCTAAGTGGCGCCAACGTACTGCTTTTAGACGAACCCACTAATCATTTGGACCTCGAAGCAATCACTTCGTTAAACAACGGATTGATCGAGTTTAAGGGTGTTATTATGTTTGCTTCTCACGACCACCAGTTTTTACAGACAATAGCGAATAGAATAATTGAGATAACTCCTTATGGCGTTATAGATAAAAAGATGACATTTGATGAATATCTGGAAAATCCTGTTATTAATAAACTGCGCGAAAAGATGTATGAGAATATAAAAAACCCGGGGGAAACCTTACCTATTTGA
- a CDS encoding cysteine hydrolase family protein, producing MKNKTVFVDIDTQFDFMNPLGKLYVPGAEEIVDNIHKLFDYAKEHKIKILSSVDAHAADDPEFKLFPPHCVKGTPGNQKIEASTCNDNNIIENIEQDITGSVMDHQQIIVESQTFDIFDSLNTDEKKNWMHRIM from the coding sequence ATGAAAAATAAAACTGTTTTTGTCGATATAGATACTCAATTTGATTTTATGAATCCCCTGGGTAAACTCTATGTTCCGGGTGCGGAAGAAATAGTTGATAACATTCACAAGCTTTTTGATTATGCAAAAGAACACAAAATTAAAATACTATCTTCAGTAGATGCACACGCGGCTGATGATCCGGAATTCAAGCTCTTCCCTCCCCATTGCGTAAAGGGAACTCCCGGTAATCAGAAGATTGAAGCAAGCACGTGTAACGACAATAATATTATTGAGAATATAGAACAGGATATCACAGGATCCGTGATGGACCATCAGCAGATAATTGTTGAAAGCCAGACATTTGATATCTTTGACAGTCTTAATACAGACGAAAAAAAAAACTGGATGCACAGAATTATGTAG
- a CDS encoding CCA tRNA nucleotidyltransferase, with product MTDKIKHNSLLKNQLKETAIGIVKRLKENGFRALFAGGCVRDMLMGSIPEDYDIATDARPDDIIKTFKRTVPIGVHYGVMLVMENNFDFEVASFRSDGIYTDGRHPDSVTFCDAKGDALRRDFTINGMFYDPLEGKHFDYVGGEDDLKAGLVRAIGDPFERFDEDRLRMIRAVRFACRFNFKIENRTAEAIKNLHDKIVSVSMERIRDELRKTLTGPNPDKGIKMLDDLKLLNEILPEVTSMKGVRQPENFHPEGDVFIHTLLTLSKLAEGRNIADMRGEYSSTSSGSGGGSVSGSWELAMAVLLHDIGKPVTFELADRIRFNNHDSVGAKMAENICERLRMSNAEKERITWLVKMHLYLRHAKEMRISKLKRLFAHEGYPELAELYKVDSLASTENLDDYNFCQKMFKELKVEEIRPEPLITGNDLIALGLEPGPIFSKILDAIKDEQLEKKITTKEEALIKAKELI from the coding sequence ATGACTGACAAAATTAAACACAATAGCTTGCTCAAAAACCAACTTAAAGAAACCGCAATAGGTATAGTTAAACGCTTGAAAGAAAATGGTTTCAGGGCGTTATTTGCAGGCGGCTGCGTTCGTGACATGCTTATGGGTAGTATTCCGGAAGACTATGATATCGCCACGGATGCTCGGCCCGATGATATAATTAAAACATTCAAGCGAACGGTTCCTATCGGCGTCCACTATGGAGTTATGCTGGTTATGGAAAATAACTTCGATTTTGAGGTCGCATCGTTCAGGTCTGACGGTATTTACACAGATGGACGTCACCCTGATTCGGTAACATTCTGCGATGCAAAAGGTGACGCGTTAAGACGAGACTTTACAATAAACGGAATGTTTTATGATCCGCTTGAAGGTAAACATTTTGATTATGTTGGAGGGGAAGATGATCTGAAGGCGGGCCTTGTCAGGGCAATTGGAGATCCTTTTGAAAGGTTTGATGAAGACAGGCTGCGAATGATAAGGGCCGTACGTTTTGCATGCCGATTTAACTTCAAGATTGAGAACCGAACTGCCGAGGCTATAAAAAATCTTCATGATAAAATAGTATCCGTTAGCATGGAAAGGATTAGAGATGAACTCCGGAAGACATTAACAGGTCCCAATCCCGATAAAGGGATAAAAATGCTTGACGATCTGAAACTGCTGAACGAAATACTTCCCGAAGTTACGTCAATGAAGGGAGTAAGACAACCGGAAAACTTTCATCCTGAAGGTGATGTTTTTATACACACCCTACTCACATTATCAAAATTGGCAGAAGGGAGGAATATAGCGGATATGAGGGGGGAGTATTCTTCTACATCAAGCGGTTCAGGGGGGGGAAGTGTATCTGGAAGTTGGGAGCTGGCAATGGCCGTACTTCTTCACGACATAGGTAAACCGGTAACATTTGAGCTTGCGGATCGCATCAGGTTTAACAACCATGATAGTGTTGGTGCCAAAATGGCGGAAAATATATGTGAACGTTTAAGAATGTCGAATGCGGAGAAAGAGCGCATTACGTGGTTGGTAAAAATGCATCTCTATCTGAGACATGCAAAGGAAATGAGGATAAGCAAGCTGAAAAGACTCTTTGCTCATGAAGGCTATCCTGAACTTGCGGAGTTGTATAAAGTGGATTCGCTTGCCAGTACTGAAAATCTTGATGATTACAACTTTTGCCAGAAGATGTTTAAAGAACTGAAAGTTGAGGAGATAAGGCCAGAGCCCCTTATAACAGGTAATGATTTAATCGCTTTAGGATTGGAACCCGGGCCAATTTTCTCAAAAATCCTGGATGCCATAAAAGATGAACAACTTGAAAAGAAGATTACCACAAAGGAAGAGGCGTTAATAAAGGCAAAAGAGCTTATATAG
- a CDS encoding inorganic phosphate transporter, with protein MSNKITKLNHGQGFTANLVTGFLVIFASKFGVPVSTTHVSVGSIFGIGLASKHLNTGIMQGILLSWLVTLPVAAVFSAGAYWILICVT; from the coding sequence ATGAGTAATAAGATAACTAAATTAAATCACGGCCAGGGTTTTACGGCAAACCTCGTTACGGGGTTCCTTGTTATATTTGCCAGCAAATTTGGTGTTCCTGTTTCTACGACACACGTATCGGTAGGGTCTATCTTTGGCATAGGGTTGGCATCGAAACATTTAAATACTGGCATTATGCAGGGAATACTATTATCATGGCTGGTGACCCTGCCGGTAGCTGCCGTTTTTAGTGCAGGAGCTTATTGGATTCTAATCTGTGTCACGTAA
- a CDS encoding isochorismatase family protein, producing MATDYCVKAAFLGLLKRGYNVSLVTDATRGITKEGEEKAFKQMKDAGAVFTTTKEVVEL from the coding sequence GTGGCGACAGACTACTGTGTTAAAGCGGCATTTCTTGGATTATTAAAACGTGGTTACAACGTTTCCCTGGTAACGGATGCGACAAGGGGAATAACAAAAGAGGGAGAAGAGAAAGCATTTAAGCAAATGAAAGATGCCGGAGCTGTTTTTACAACGACAAAGGAAGTAGTAGAATTGTAA
- a CDS encoding transposase, with protein sequence MKKNVFKSKCKINKIGVTNDTLTGRGGMSLFVKYLSSVEIYPLLEEFFGDIRKSGKGLPVWNIFKQIFCWFYDGTSRHLNSFDQLRADEGYASVIENSQTEMVSSHQIKRFYKSFSWVCGGPFRKILRKMFIWRLRRENPEVIDLTLDTMVMDNDEAQKRYGVQPTYKKVKGFQPLQAIWNGKIVDAVFRGGKKHSNYGNTVVNMMRDLVRVIREEYSETVTIIVRLDSGFFDEKILQACDNLGVGFICTGKMYKGVKEYVGVQLEDQWVNYSNRVPERSINYPGYTKVSWLRYY encoded by the coding sequence ATGAAGAAAAATGTATTTAAAAGCAAGTGCAAGATTAACAAAATCGGAGTAACAAATGACACATTAACCGGCAGAGGAGGCATGTCTTTATTTGTTAAATATTTAAGTAGTGTAGAAATATACCCGTTATTAGAAGAGTTTTTTGGAGATATCAGAAAAAGCGGCAAAGGTCTTCCGGTGTGGAATATATTCAAACAGATATTTTGTTGGTTTTATGATGGGACGAGTCGCCACCTAAATTCATTTGATCAATTAAGAGCAGATGAGGGCTATGCATCAGTAATAGAGAATTCTCAGACAGAGATGGTGTCGTCACATCAGATAAAACGGTTTTATAAATCGTTTTCATGGGTATGTGGAGGCCCATTTCGGAAGATATTACGAAAGATGTTTATTTGGAGGTTAAGGCGAGAAAACCCTGAGGTCATAGACTTAACATTAGATACAATGGTTATGGACAACGATGAAGCACAGAAGCGCTATGGAGTACAGCCCACCTATAAGAAAGTAAAAGGTTTCCAACCTTTACAAGCAATTTGGAATGGTAAGATAGTGGATGCGGTCTTCCGAGGTGGAAAGAAACACAGCAACTATGGTAATACCGTGGTGAATATGATGAGAGACCTTGTGCGGGTAATCCGTGAGGAATATAGTGAGACAGTCACGATAATAGTCAGGCTTGATAGTGGATTTTTTGATGAGAAAATATTACAAGCATGTGACAATCTTGGAGTAGGATTTATCTGTACTGGCAAGATGTATAAGGGAGTAAAGGAGTATGTAGGTGTCCAGTTAGAGGACCAATGGGTCAATTACAGCAATAGGGTACCGGAAAGGAGTATCAATTATCCAGGTTATACAAAAGTTTCATGGTTGAGATATTATTGA
- a CDS encoding NUDIX domain-containing protein, which translates to MKVIIKNAKREYDGYFKVDKVVLQHEKFDGSMSSEIDRLNFNRGDTVAVILYNKTNKSVVLIRQFRYPAYVDDGPGWLIECVAGIKDNDNVTVAKKEVLEETGYEIDDVGLLTQFYPSPGGCSERIFIYLAYVGVKDKTKEKYFGIGNEDIQVLEIPLTKAFEMVKSGEICDGKTIIGLFHLREKLEKE; encoded by the coding sequence TTGAAGGTTATTATAAAAAATGCAAAAAGAGAATATGATGGTTATTTTAAGGTCGATAAGGTCGTTTTACAGCATGAAAAGTTTGATGGATCAATGAGCAGTGAGATTGACAGGTTAAACTTCAACAGGGGAGACACCGTTGCAGTTATTCTCTATAATAAAACGAATAAGTCAGTTGTTCTGATCAGGCAATTTCGGTATCCGGCGTATGTGGATGATGGCCCTGGATGGTTGATAGAGTGTGTTGCGGGAATCAAAGACAACGATAACGTCACTGTTGCAAAAAAAGAGGTGCTGGAAGAGACCGGTTATGAGATTGATGATGTGGGACTTCTAACACAGTTCTATCCAAGCCCTGGAGGATGCTCTGAAAGAATCTTTATATATCTTGCTTATGTTGGAGTAAAAGATAAAACAAAAGAGAAATACTTTGGTATTGGAAATGAAGATATACAGGTACTGGAAATACCACTGACCAAAGCATTTGAGATGGTCAAGAGCGGTGAAATCTGTGATGGAAAAACTATAATAGGACTATTCCACCTTCGTGAAAAGTTAGAGAAAGAGTAG
- a CDS encoding MXAN_5808 family serine peptidase — MNKKKYIYILAIFFCASIFVTFFAISNSSSLNKHFSEAVNQEEEEYKFRLVGIVCSYVNRFYVEPDRIKPKEMLKESLSWLERIIPEVRVNVDDKTEKIEVLVDEASKVVDFSKIHRLGELYNTLTDVLYFVNDNKHHEIKTEDIEYAAINGMLSQLDPHSVVFPPKDFDEFKIGTSGKFGGLGMVVGLRDGILTVISPIEGTPAFRAGLNSGDKIIAIDEDSTINMSLQEAVNKLRGDPSTAVILIVESKKSQTNKSVTLIREIISIPTVSSKLADNNIGYIKVRNFQEDTSEALEEEIEKLTAESGGLKGIILDLRNNSGGLLGQAIAVADKFLSSGMIVVTVEPMGKQKIQKAKKSSKDLDKCPLVVIIDAGSASGAEIVAGALKDNNRAPLIGDTSFGKGSIQQLIDLINSGAALKLTVGKYLTPNFTDIQSVGIAPDIQLVQSQVTKDEIILFNENPHFREKDLKKHLDEHSKGEVPYEKVRYLVHIDEEEGENEEEGKEDKIKDEDYYKIPDLEKDTHVQFARTIILNSNLYGKDDEFLDKLKPIIEDFKKSEDTKIADALHTQGIDWSTGETVSPPTATTKLQLIPPKGEVKAADELKIDISVTNNSEGTMYQLRGMTESKNLLIDKREFIFGKVEKGETKTASQTIKIPQNSVSRKDELIVKFHEFNKNAPEDIKSAVSIEALPKPVFSYSYQIIDEGEGLTGNGDGIIQRGEVLDLVLFVKNIGKGTSEKNIIALRELSQKEVYIERGKMELGELLPGESKSLKIKLTVRETLEADDFSVDLTIADTTYGTRISGKLEFKVDQNGENGIMTPTEKPLMVMDDSVPIYNGKSSSTPVISYTNAGATLMADKETESWYRVKMPEERFGWISSDKVKISGGVDSAEQKEPDMFLQNVPPLIELDTQNPHDTFRQEHISLSGTVKDDNEIQYVYILVNEDKVFYKSNKDASEEDKSSLSFASDVPLEDGPNVISIVTRDDQDLLSTKSFVVTQLPTEEKDES; from the coding sequence ATGAACAAGAAAAAATATATTTATATACTCGCAATCTTTTTCTGCGCGTCTATTTTCGTTACTTTCTTCGCGATATCAAATAGCAGTTCACTTAATAAGCATTTCAGCGAAGCGGTTAACCAGGAGGAAGAAGAGTATAAATTCCGCTTGGTCGGTATTGTCTGTTCATATGTAAATCGTTTTTATGTTGAACCCGATAGAATAAAACCCAAAGAGATGTTGAAAGAATCGCTTTCCTGGCTGGAAAGAATAATCCCGGAAGTCCGGGTTAATGTGGACGACAAAACAGAAAAAATAGAGGTCCTGGTTGATGAAGCTTCTAAAGTAGTCGATTTTTCCAAAATACACAGACTAGGTGAATTATACAATACCTTGACCGATGTATTATACTTTGTAAACGATAATAAACATCACGAGATCAAAACAGAAGATATTGAATACGCAGCGATTAATGGCATGCTTTCACAACTGGATCCCCATTCCGTTGTATTCCCTCCTAAAGACTTTGACGAATTTAAAATAGGGACTTCTGGTAAATTTGGCGGCCTTGGAATGGTTGTAGGCCTGAGAGACGGAATTTTAACCGTAATTTCTCCTATTGAAGGGACACCCGCATTCAGGGCTGGCCTCAACTCTGGGGATAAGATCATCGCAATCGACGAAGATTCTACTATAAACATGTCATTGCAGGAAGCGGTTAATAAACTCAGAGGTGATCCTTCAACCGCCGTTATTTTAATAGTGGAAAGTAAAAAATCTCAGACCAATAAATCTGTAACACTGATCAGAGAAATTATTTCAATACCAACTGTTAGTTCGAAATTAGCTGATAACAACATTGGGTATATAAAGGTAAGAAATTTCCAGGAAGATACGTCAGAGGCATTAGAAGAAGAGATTGAGAAGCTAACAGCTGAAAGTGGGGGTTTAAAAGGGATTATCCTCGATCTTCGTAATAATTCAGGGGGTTTGTTGGGCCAGGCGATTGCCGTAGCAGACAAATTTCTCTCTTCAGGTATGATTGTCGTTACTGTTGAACCAATGGGTAAGCAGAAAATCCAGAAGGCGAAAAAATCATCTAAAGACCTCGACAAATGCCCGTTGGTTGTAATTATAGATGCTGGAAGCGCTTCCGGTGCTGAAATAGTTGCCGGTGCCTTGAAGGATAACAATCGGGCTCCGCTTATTGGCGATACCAGTTTCGGAAAAGGTTCCATACAGCAGTTGATCGATCTTATCAATAGTGGCGCCGCGTTAAAGCTCACGGTAGGAAAGTATTTAACTCCTAACTTTACCGATATACAGTCAGTAGGTATTGCACCAGATATTCAGCTTGTCCAGTCACAGGTTACAAAAGATGAAATTATCTTATTCAATGAGAATCCGCATTTTAGAGAAAAAGATCTTAAAAAACACCTGGATGAACATTCAAAAGGTGAAGTACCTTATGAAAAAGTCAGGTATCTTGTACACATTGATGAAGAAGAAGGCGAAAACGAAGAAGAGGGAAAAGAAGATAAAATAAAAGATGAAGACTACTATAAAATACCTGATCTGGAGAAAGATACACACGTACAATTTGCAAGAACTATTATCCTTAATTCAAATCTCTATGGTAAAGACGACGAATTTTTAGACAAGTTAAAACCGATTATTGAGGATTTCAAAAAAAGTGAAGATACAAAGATCGCTGACGCCTTACATACCCAGGGTATTGACTGGTCCACAGGAGAAACGGTCTCTCCTCCAACGGCAACAACAAAACTACAACTCATACCGCCAAAGGGAGAAGTTAAAGCTGCGGATGAGTTGAAAATAGATATCAGTGTTACAAATAATAGTGAAGGCACCATGTATCAGCTGAGAGGTATGACAGAATCCAAGAACCTTCTTATCGATAAACGTGAGTTTATTTTTGGTAAAGTAGAGAAGGGTGAGACAAAAACAGCCTCTCAGACAATAAAAATTCCACAAAATTCTGTAAGCAGAAAGGATGAGCTTATCGTTAAATTCCATGAATTTAATAAAAATGCACCTGAAGATATTAAGAGTGCCGTATCAATCGAAGCGCTGCCCAAACCTGTATTCTCATATTCATATCAGATTATTGACGAAGGCGAGGGATTAACAGGGAACGGAGATGGAATTATACAGAGAGGAGAGGTCTTGGATCTGGTGCTTTTTGTTAAAAATATTGGTAAAGGCACATCTGAAAAGAACATTATTGCCCTGAGGGAATTGAGCCAGAAAGAGGTGTATATAGAGAGAGGTAAAATGGAATTAGGAGAGTTGCTTCCGGGAGAATCAAAATCTCTGAAAATAAAACTCACGGTAAGAGAGACTCTGGAAGCAGATGATTTTTCAGTTGATCTTACCATCGCGGATACCACTTATGGAACACGTATTTCCGGTAAATTGGAATTTAAAGTTGACCAGAATGGTGAGAATGGGATAATGACGCCTACAGAAAAACCCCTCATGGTAATGGATGATTCCGTTCCTATTTACAACGGAAAGTCTTCCTCAACCCCGGTTATCTCCTACACAAATGCAGGGGCTACTCTTATGGCTGACAAGGAGACAGAATCTTGGTATCGCGTAAAAATGCCTGAAGAGAGGTTTGGATGGATCTCTTCTGATAAGGTAAAAATCAGTGGGGGCGTAGACTCCGCTGAACAGAAAGAGCCGGACATGTTTTTGCAAAACGTTCCTCCATTAATAGAACTTGATACACAAAATCCACATGATACTTTTCGTCAGGAACATATATCTCTTTCCGGAACGGTCAAAGATGATAATGAAATTCAATACGTCTACATCCTGGTAAATGAAGATAAGGTATTTTACAAGTCTAATAAAGATGCTTCTGAAGAAGACAAATCAAGCCTCTCTTTTGCGAGCGATGTTCCGCTTGAGGACGGCCCGAATGTCATCTCCATCGTCACCAGAGATGATCAGGATTTACTTTCAACAAAATCATTTGTTGTCACACAGCTCCCTACTGAGGAGAAGGATGAATCGTAA
- a CDS encoding alpha/beta hydrolase, producing the protein MIIPKFIEHSLVFFPNKSNDSTMPDEFGIVYDDITFRTEDGLDLNGWFIPGKKSTPDDGVPSCQADRHTLLWFHGNAGNINRRLDNLKMLHERVPANVFIIDYRQFGKSEGKISEKGTYLDAKAALAYLHSRKDVNNEKIIFFGRSLGSAVAVDLAVKEKCCALILETPFTSIKEMAKILYPYLSIILHLLSTKYDSLSKIKQITVPTLIMHGDKDELVPFEQGRKLYEQANDPKEFYTIPGAMHNDTHIVGGEKYFDVIRDFVNKLTKQDCED; encoded by the coding sequence ATGATCATCCCGAAATTTATAGAACATAGTTTAGTTTTTTTCCCGAATAAAAGTAATGACAGCACAATGCCGGATGAATTTGGCATTGTGTATGATGATATTACATTCCGAACGGAAGACGGACTGGACTTGAACGGCTGGTTTATTCCAGGCAAAAAATCTACACCTGATGATGGCGTTCCCAGCTGCCAGGCGGACAGGCACACTCTCCTGTGGTTCCATGGTAATGCGGGAAACATAAACCGCAGGCTTGACAACTTAAAGATGTTACATGAGAGAGTGCCGGCAAATGTCTTTATCATTGACTATCGTCAGTTCGGTAAGAGTGAAGGCAAGATATCCGAAAAAGGGACATATCTCGATGCAAAGGCTGCCTTGGCATATCTACACTCACGAAAGGATGTAAACAACGAAAAGATCATATTTTTTGGCCGGTCACTTGGCAGTGCAGTTGCTGTTGACCTTGCTGTCAAAGAGAAATGTTGCGCCCTGATCCTTGAAACACCTTTTACGTCAATAAAAGAGATGGCAAAAATACTCTATCCTTATCTCTCCATAATTCTTCACCTGTTAAGTACAAAATATGACTCTCTTTCCAAGATAAAACAGATAACAGTACCAACCCTGATAATGCATGGAGACAAAGACGAGCTTGTCCCGTTTGAACAGGGAAGAAAATTATATGAACAAGCTAACGATCCCAAGGAGTTTTACACCATCCCCGGTGCCATGCACAACGATACTCATATTGTTGGTGGAGAAAAGTATTTTGATGTAATCAGGGATTTTGTTAATAAGTTAACAAAACAAGATTGCGAGGACTAA
- a CDS encoding TlpA family protein disulfide reductase, which yields MKNYFLSKKIFVAGIILSGIIILTGRTQAGPSDSKAPEWVISEWINSNGLALADLHGKVVVIDFFQLWCPGCNKFSGPLMEKWDQQYSDRKDIQLVGIHTVFEGHSQQRPERLRQYVKEKNIAYPVGVDDHVSDQRLPETMIRYHTRGTPEIVIIDKNGKIRFQHFGSFKPGVVEKLINTLLNEE from the coding sequence ATGAAAAATTATTTCCTGTCAAAAAAAATATTTGTAGCAGGTATTATCTTGAGCGGAATTATTATTCTGACAGGAAGAACCCAAGCGGGTCCTTCTGATTCTAAAGCTCCGGAGTGGGTGATCTCCGAGTGGATAAATAGTAATGGACTTGCACTTGCCGATCTGCATGGAAAAGTAGTCGTAATTGACTTCTTCCAATTATGGTGTCCCGGATGTAACAAGTTTTCAGGACCCCTTATGGAGAAATGGGACCAACAATATAGTGACCGCAAGGATATTCAACTGGTTGGTATCCACACGGTTTTTGAAGGGCATTCTCAACAGAGGCCTGAGCGACTGCGGCAATACGTTAAAGAAAAGAACATAGCATACCCGGTAGGAGTAGACGATCATGTTTCTGATCAGAGATTACCGGAGACAATGATTCGCTATCACACTCGTGGTACTCCTGAGATAGTTATTATTGATAAGAATGGAAAAATCCGTTTTCAACATTTCGGGAGTTTTAAACCCGGCGTCGTAGAAAAGCTGATAAATACTCTTTTAAATGAAGAGTAA